In Thermosynechococcus sichuanensis E542, a single genomic region encodes these proteins:
- a CDS encoding YraN family protein, with product MRHVGDRGEAVVVAWLQTQQCQVLAQNWACPWGELDIIACDLQGVVRFVEVKTRRSRNWDSDGLGAISPSKQRKLILAAQAFLEGQPQWQDHPCRFDVALVRYQAGAYRLHQYLENAFSLDSTD from the coding sequence ATGCGCCACGTGGGCGATCGCGGGGAAGCCGTGGTTGTCGCGTGGCTACAAACCCAGCAGTGTCAAGTTTTGGCTCAGAACTGGGCTTGCCCTTGGGGTGAGCTAGATATTATCGCCTGTGATCTGCAAGGAGTGGTGCGCTTTGTCGAAGTAAAAACCCGCCGTTCCCGCAACTGGGATAGTGATGGCCTTGGCGCCATTTCCCCTAGCAAGCAACGCAAACTCATTTTGGCCGCTCAAGCCTTCCTAGAAGGTCAGCCCCAGTGGCAGGATCATCCCTGTCGCTTTGATGTTGCCTTGGTGCGATACCAAGCAGGTGCCTATCGGCTGCATCAATACTTGGAAAACGCATTTAGTCTTGATTCAACTGATTGA